Proteins co-encoded in one Macadamia integrifolia cultivar HAES 741 unplaced genomic scaffold, SCU_Mint_v3 scaffold1431, whole genome shotgun sequence genomic window:
- the LOC122063719 gene encoding transcription factor PIF3-like: MRNNSSADLAFMPDREFVELVWERGQILMQGQSSRNRKSTSCTSTSPPPITSKAQEKDERENITGKIGKLATMDSVLNDFPPTGHSGHVGMGQDDDMVSWLNYPIPLDDSLHHDYCSEFFSELNGANLNAYSTQNDVVPVFKNNVYSNLDRGSKMTCENVAKSPGQGIGSGSGSGSASKDGARGVEPCGLGGSQLCSPSLQQFQCPVSTSSVAHSPRSRVSEIISSGNTTTDVHKALCGSSCSTPTSITTGGLSNTKLQEQDPEPTRKPPPSLPQKQRTSGSGELMNFSHFSRPAALVKANLQGIGNTACSGLSRSTAKSTNNDRLSAAGGSTSAGHCQAQLTSVPTKMLDSEAFINRSPKETPVAEQSQVICREDLSRTRNDNVPLDQLPARTGTTSFAASTAIENPDGEKVEPVVALSSSSVCSGNSSGETSNDRKFAVKRKSRNTTEEPDGYQSDDVEEESKGVRKSSPRARGGKRSRAAEVHNLSERRRRDRINEKMRALQELIPNCNKVDKASMLDEAIEYLKSLQFQVQMMSMGSGLYMPPMMLQAGMQHVHAPQMPHFLPMGVGMGMGVGFGMGMGMGMVDMSSGGSSGCPLIQVPPMHGSQLPWPPLSGPTGFPHMFGLPGQGLPLMPIRPPLPPSVPPSGGPTGSISLPDTSRVAAPMDVPVSVPPSSTAEPSLR; encoded by the exons ATGCGTAACAACTCTTCGGCTGATCTAGCTTTCAT GCCGGATCGTGAATTCGTGGAGCTAGTATGGGAGAGAGGTCAGATTTTGATGCAAGGGCAGTCCAGTAGAAACCGAAAGAGCACTTCATGTACCAGTACCTCTCCTCCTCCCATTACTTCCAAGGCccaagagaaagatgaaagagAAAACATTACCGGGAAGATCGGGAAGTTAGCAACCATGGATTCTGTCTTGAATGATTTTCCGCCGACAGGGCATTCAGGTCATGTGGGTATGGGTCAAGATGACGATATGGTCTCTTGGCTGAATTACCCAATTCCACTCGATGATTCTCTGCATCATGATTACTGTTCTGAGTTTTTCTCTGAATTAAATGGGGCCAATCTGAATGCTTACTCCACGCAGAATGATGTCGTACCGGTCTTTAAGAACAATGTTTATAGCAATTTGGATAGGGGTTCCAAAATGACTTGTGAAAATGTTGCCAAGTCGCCAGGACAAGGGattggaagtggaagtggaagtgggaGTGCATCGAAGGATGGTGCGAGAGGCGTTGAGCCTTGTGGACTGGGTGGAAGCCAGCTATGTTCACCTTCTTTGCAGCAATTCCAGTGTCCAGTTTCAACTTCATCTGTTGCTCATAGTCCTAGATCGAGAGTTTCAGAGATCATTAGCAGTGGCAACACCACCACAGATGTCCACAAAGCCCTCTGCGGGAGTTCATGCTCCACCCCAACCTCGATTACAACTGGTGGTCTATCGAACACGAAACTGCAAGAGCAAGATCCAGAACCCACAAGAAAGCCTCCTCCTTcgcttccacagaagcagcgtACTAGTGGTAGTGGAGAGTTGATGAACTTTTCCCATTTCTCTAGACCTGCGGCTCTTGTTAAGGCTAATCTTCAGGGCATCGGTAACACGGCTTGTTCAGGCTTATCAAGAAGTACTGCTAAGTCGACAAATAATGATCGGTTATCTGCTGCTGGTGGTTCGACAAGTGCTGGCCATTGCCAAGCCCAACTGACTTCGGTGCCAACCAAGATGTTGGATTCCGAAGCTTTTATCAATAGGTCTCCCAAGGAGACACCTGTTGCTGAGCAATCACAAGTTATCTGTCGAGAAGATTTGTCCAGGACCAGGAATGATAATGTGCCCTTGGATCAACTTCCTGCTAGAACTGGAACAACTAGCTTTGCAGCAAGTACAGCCATAGAAAATCCAGATGGTGAAAAGGTTGAGCCAGTCGTGGCACTGTCATCTTCTTCCGTGTGCTCGGGCAACAGCTCCGGGGAAACGTCAAATGATCGGAAATTTGCTGTGAAGAGGAAATCGCGCAACACCACCGAGGAGCCTGATGGGTACCAGAGCGAT GACGTAGAGGAGGAGTCAAAGGGCGTGAGAAAATCATCTCCTCGTGCTCGCGGAGGTAAGAGAAGTCGGGCTGCAGAAGTGCATAATTTGTCCGAAAGG AGACGAAGGGATAGGATCAATGAGAAGATGCGGGCACTACAAGAACTAATACCCAACTGCAACAAA GTGGACAAAGCTTCAATGCTTGATGAGGCCATTGAGTATCTGAAGAGCCTCCAGTTTCAAGTACAG ATGATGTCCATGGGAAGTGGGCTGTATATGCCTCCGATGATGTTACAGGCAGGGATGCAACACGTACATGCACCGCAGATGCCACATTTCTTGCCCATGGGTGTTGGAATGGGGATGGGGGTGGGATTTGgaatggggatggggatggggatggttGACATGAGTAGTGGTGGTTCCTCTGGTTGTCCATTGATTCAGGTTCCACCAATGCATGGATCGCAGCTCCCTTGGCCTCCCTTATCAGGACCCACTGGTTTTCCTCATATGTTTGGGCTCCCTGGACAGGGACTTCCCCTGATGCCGATTCGTCCACCACTGCCGCCATCGGTTCCTCCTTCAGGTGGTCCTACGGGATCAATTTCGCTGCCCGATACCTCCAGAGTTGCAGCTCCAATGGATGTCCCGGTTTCTGTACCCCCTTCAAGTACAGCGGAACCCTCGCTCAGATGA